From a single Staphylococcus epidermidis genomic region:
- the lip gene encoding YSIRK-targeted triacylglycerol lipase yields MKNKKNSYSIRKLSVGASSIIVASMLFIGGGSVHAAESNHLENQEQSEVSASHSIEMQHKNQETQQTENKDNKTNHSETIDKTPTIHNNGYSYHETPSTDVKSNEDKQIDSQSNQPQTSMPNNDQQNPKKVAEHTTKSINAKKEETRKNENAKSLVQPQQDDKTTSEQTKMKESREQEITNEQKQLQSKDVKNAQQENQNIDQEKSQEKIKVQQSNIEKAQKSSRIDGKLDNQYNKDATQSDEGTASENVSEQHITAKDGGVTRNNRGDKHLNQEKPTTSSDKELKVDDIDKDLSTKESPENEKDDSRKGIKALTKNSQATTRNTATTEASKELKDQTNKVASQKEYKNHDPIILVHGFNGYASGTGPVTGKGNYWGGNRLKIIQDYRAKGYNVMEASVSAFGSNYDRAVELYYYIKGGRVDYGAAHAAKYGHERYGKTYAGAYKDWKPGQKIHLIGHSMGGQTIRYLEELLRHGSPEEVEYQKQHGGDISPLYKGGQDNMISSITTIATPHNGTHAADLLGNEEIIRQVAYDYARSKGNKLSHVDVGLSQWGLKQREDETLAQYIQRVKQSKLWTTKDNGFYDLTTEGTDILNQKTSLNPNIVYKTYQGESTRPGPNGTQKADVNMNIGYTLTANTIGKVKDKAWRENDGLVSVISGQYPLNQAHTSATDQVQKGVWQVTPVKHNWDHGDFVGTDTSEVRISKEELEDFWDNMFEDMVRNEKVTDKQ; encoded by the coding sequence ATGAAAAATAAAAAGAATTCATATAGCATTCGAAAGTTAAGTGTAGGTGCGTCTTCAATCATTGTTGCATCGATGTTATTTATTGGCGGAGGCTCAGTACATGCTGCTGAATCCAATCACCTTGAAAATCAAGAACAATCAGAAGTAAGTGCATCACATTCTATTGAGATGCAACACAAAAATCAAGAAACTCAACAAACTGAGAATAAAGATAATAAAACTAACCATTCAGAAACAATTGATAAGACTCCAACTATACATAACAATGGCTACTCATATCATGAGACACCTAGTACTGACGTTAAATCTAATGAAGACAAACAAATTGATAGTCAATCCAATCAACCTCAGACATCTATGCCAAATAATGATCAACAAAACCCTAAAAAAGTAGCGGAACATACAACGAAAAGTATAAATGCAAAAAAAGAAGAAACTAGAAAGAATGAAAATGCAAAGAGCCTAGTACAACCCCAACAAGATGATAAAACAACATCTGAACAAACAAAAATGAAAGAATCACGTGAACAGGAGATTACAAACGAGCAAAAGCAGTTACAAAGTAAAGATGTAAAAAATGCTCAACAAGAAAATCAAAATATAGACCAAGAAAAATCTCAAGAAAAAATTAAAGTCCAACAATCGAACATCGAAAAGGCTCAAAAATCTTCAAGAATAGATGGAAAATTAGATAATCAATACAATAAAGATGCAACGCAATCGGATGAGGGGACTGCATCTGAGAACGTTTCAGAACAGCATATAACAGCAAAAGATGGAGGTGTTACACGAAATAATCGTGGAGATAAACATTTAAATCAAGAAAAGCCAACAACATCATCAGATAAAGAACTTAAAGTGGATGACATAGACAAAGATCTTTCCACAAAAGAATCTCCTGAAAATGAAAAAGATGATTCTAGAAAAGGGATTAAAGCACTCACTAAAAACTCTCAGGCAACAACAAGAAATACTGCGACAACAGAGGCATCCAAAGAATTGAAGGATCAAACAAATAAAGTAGCATCACAAAAAGAATATAAAAATCATGATCCTATTATTCTTGTACACGGCTTTAATGGTTATGCATCAGGAACTGGTCCCGTTACAGGAAAAGGTAACTATTGGGGTGGTAACCGTCTCAAAATTATTCAAGATTATAGAGCTAAAGGTTATAACGTGATGGAAGCAAGTGTAAGTGCATTTGGCAGTAATTATGATAGAGCTGTAGAATTGTACTATTACATTAAAGGTGGACGTGTAGACTATGGTGCGGCACATGCGGCAAAATATGGACACGAGCGTTACGGAAAAACATACGCCGGCGCTTATAAGGATTGGAAGCCTGGTCAAAAAATTCATCTCATTGGGCATAGTATGGGTGGTCAAACAATTCGTTATCTTGAAGAGTTATTACGACATGGTAGTCCAGAAGAGGTAGAATACCAGAAACAACATGGTGGTGACATTTCTCCGTTATATAAAGGTGGACAAGATAATATGATATCGTCTATTACTACTATTGCCACACCACATAATGGCACCCATGCTGCAGATTTATTAGGTAATGAAGAAATTATTAGACAAGTAGCATATGACTATGCAAGGTCAAAAGGTAATAAATTATCTCATGTTGATGTTGGTTTAAGTCAATGGGGACTTAAACAAAGAGAAGACGAAACATTAGCTCAATATATTCAACGTGTGAAACAAAGTAAATTATGGACAACAAAAGATAATGGATTTTATGATTTAACTACTGAGGGTACAGATATCTTAAATCAAAAAACATCCTTAAACCCCAATATTGTTTACAAAACATATCAGGGTGAATCTACAAGACCAGGTCCAAATGGTACTCAAAAAGCAGATGTCAATATGAACATAGGCTATACATTAACTGCAAATACGATTGGTAAAGTAAAAGACAAAGCGTGGAGAGAAAACGATGGACTAGTGTCTGTCATCTCTGGGCAATATCCATTGAACCAAGCGCATACGTCTGCGACAGATCAAGTTCAAAAAGGAGTATGGCAAGTGACACCAGTTAAACATAATTGGGACCATGGTGACTTCGTTGGTACAGATACATCAGAAGTTCGTATCTCTAAAGAAGAATTAGAAGATTTCTGGGACAACATGTTTGAAGATATGGTACGTAATGAAAAAGTGACAGATAAACAATAA
- a CDS encoding sugar porter family MFS transporter has product MKANKYLIFILGALGGLLYGYDNGVISGALLFIHKDIPLNSTTEGIVVSSMLIGAIVGAGSSGPLADKLGRRRLVMLIAIVFIIGALILAASTNLALLIIGRLIIGLAVGGSMSTVPVYLSEMAPTEYRGSLGSLNQLMITIGILAAYLVNYAFADIEGWRWMLGLAVVPSVILLVGIYFMPESPRWLLENRNEEAARQVMKITYDDSEIDKELKEMKEINAISESTWTVIKSPWLGRILIVGCIFAIFQQFIGINAVIFYSSSIFAKAGLGEAASILGSVGIGTINVLVTIVAIFVVDKIDRKKLLVGGNIGMIASLLIMAILIWTIGIASSAWIIIVCLSLFIVFFGISWGPVLWVMLPELFPMRARGAATGISALVLNIGTLIVSLFFPILSDALSTEWVFLIFAFIGVLAMIFVIKFLPETRGRSLEEIEYELRERTGARTE; this is encoded by the coding sequence ATGAAAGCAAATAAGTATTTAATCTTTATTTTGGGAGCACTTGGTGGCTTATTATATGGTTATGATAATGGTGTGATTTCCGGTGCTTTATTATTTATACATAAAGACATACCTCTCAATAGTACAACTGAGGGTATCGTTGTGTCTTCAATGTTAATTGGCGCAATAGTCGGTGCGGGAAGCAGTGGGCCACTTGCTGATAAATTAGGTCGTCGACGTCTAGTAATGCTCATCGCTATTGTATTTATTATTGGGGCACTGATTCTTGCTGCATCAACCAATTTAGCATTATTAATTATTGGACGTTTAATTATTGGTTTAGCAGTGGGTGGTTCGATGTCTACGGTACCTGTTTATTTAAGTGAAATGGCACCGACAGAATATCGTGGCTCACTAGGTTCACTTAATCAACTAATGATTACAATTGGTATTTTAGCAGCATATTTAGTCAACTATGCATTTGCGGATATTGAGGGTTGGCGTTGGATGCTAGGATTAGCAGTTGTTCCATCGGTTATTTTACTTGTGGGTATTTATTTTATGCCTGAGAGTCCAAGATGGTTACTTGAAAATAGAAACGAAGAAGCCGCTCGTCAAGTGATGAAGATTACTTATGACGATAGCGAAATTGATAAAGAACTTAAAGAGATGAAAGAAATTAACGCTATCTCTGAATCTACATGGACAGTCATTAAATCACCATGGTTAGGTAGAATATTAATTGTAGGTTGTATATTTGCTATTTTCCAGCAATTTATTGGTATCAATGCAGTCATTTTCTATTCATCTTCAATCTTTGCTAAGGCTGGACTGGGTGAAGCGGCGTCTATATTAGGTTCAGTTGGTATAGGAACTATTAATGTTCTTGTAACAATAGTTGCCATTTTTGTAGTAGATAAGATTGATCGTAAAAAACTACTTGTTGGTGGTAATATTGGTATGATTGCCTCATTATTAATTATGGCAATCTTAATTTGGACAATTGGAATTGCTTCATCAGCGTGGATTATTATTGTTTGTTTATCATTATTTATTGTATTCTTTGGGATTTCTTGGGGACCTGTTCTATGGGTTATGCTACCTGAATTATTCCCGATGCGCGCACGTGGCGCTGCTACGGGCATTTCAGCGCTTGTGCTAAATATCGGAACGCTTATCGTGTCATTGTTCTTCCCAATATTAAGTGATGCATTAAGTACAGAATGGGTATTTTTAATCTTTGCATTCATAGGTGTTTTAGCGATGATTTTCGTAATTAAATTCTTACCAGAAACACGCGGACGTAGTTTAGAAGAAATAGAATATGAATTACGTGAACGTACAGGAGCAAGAACTGAATAA